In Pithys albifrons albifrons isolate INPA30051 chromosome 8, PitAlb_v1, whole genome shotgun sequence, a single window of DNA contains:
- the SGO2 gene encoding shugoshin 2 — translation KKRDGTLQAAKWNASLAAKIKTKLMNNSSLLKVSLQQNNKALAVALSVEKENSRKLKNERIFLQKEVEKLQLHNILLRQKLNSLNKTLIGIEAYLNENLLTAIEISSPSENLQSSFPLSADPSSPADGQFQSALQSVGPVELPVKLPLIATANQQGGPSVWEIPNSCQCPTELAKEAHSEQVKFASPLPSGTNSQKLVETDPVEITVDKSQFFKENQLCTELSCNSAFITQVKSTQSLGQSEEFMKQCGSSLPSSGNVTGRRKRAVLQSKTQPNIKDFDKKSGPLNLSHHDIHSDSNTNGTNLQEGSSDFSHIIPSPLKFSNESKTDCKKLLFADKSKAEETLYDADMELTASDAGELLTVTAKDNYKLHQNKISNANSDKILANFRKVKYSKKNKKTMKSKTEVCSDLQAEERHSRADRRETSQTSDLEIQLFQSQTEQLPTENSEQRQSKTSKDTGRIYQVNVVSPRKQDTNEETFSEISGDMENKIQKANSNSPVTKIPPEVYCAENLPFQDNSNVLPLQGDSLNTNDRDGRSTINRKTVQNPSKTNTAKSRSEEKGQGEECISKKSQTEIQQCHSKRKQGQNNITKRKNNRKSSYRQGRESANDSLCKSREKVDQKSSHFSPGRLKRALAKASWKTCIIPGGNVAQLSACRNEELKNKDSLHAEAGNKVTETQQTQVVTRSGIALNTPPAKEHIGDDASMLKKADSLAVANKKKHISNSSGNLIKQKQRFSSDITETRREKSDFGHNDQGRQNILDYQEVPHETDSFMSKLKPVIQVECSKNMPLNGDSFSQEGLSNVQLKALDEQNASINSSVLKKSEVHGENDCNEALNAEKAEQNLDHISTESYKNTLTPCNRRKAFQDLTNTGIQSHTSVPKSPQNLEENSLAPSRRGRSTICYKEPNLHSKLRRGDRFTDTQFLHSPIYKVKNKTSFKSKSKFI, via the exons AAGAAGAGGGATGGAACTTTACAAGCTGCAAAATGGAATGCTTCTTTAGCTGCTAAAATCAAAACTAAATTGATGA ATAACTCATCTCTGTTGAAAGTCTCTTTGCAACAAAATAACAAAGCATTagctgtggctctgagtgtcgAGAAAGAAAATTCTCGCAAGCTAAAGAACGAGAGGATTTTTCTTCAGAAGGAAGTAGAAAAACTGCAGCTTCATAATATTTTGCTTCGCCAAAAACTAAACTCTTTG AATAAAACTCTTATTGGAATAGAAGCATATTTGAATGAGAACCTTTTAACTGCAATAGAAATAAGCAGCCCTTCTGAG AATCTCCAGAGTTCCTTTCCTCTGTCAGCTGATCCAAGTAGCCCTGCTGATGGCCAGTTCCAGAGTGCACTTCAGTCAGTTGG ACCTGTAGAATTGCCAGTGAAGCTTCCTTTAATTGCAACAGCAAACCAGCAAGGTGGCCCTTCTGTGTGGGAAATACCAAATTCCTGCCAGTGCCCCACTGAGTTGGCAAAGGAAGCACATTCCGAGCAAGTCAAGTTTGCATCGCCATTACCTTCTGGTACAAACAGTCAAAAGCTGGTTGAAACAGACCCAGTGGAAATAACTGTTGACAAGAGTCAGTTTTTTAAAG aaaATCAACTGTGCACGGAATTAAGTTGCAATAGTGCCTTTATTACTCAAGTCAAAAGTACACAATCCTTAGGACAGTCAGAGGAGTTTATGAAACAATGTGGGAGTTCATTGCCATCCTCTGGGAATGTGACTGGAAGAAGGAAACGTGCAGTACTTCAATCAAAAACTCAACCTAATATAAAGGATTTTGATAAAAAATCTGGGCCATTGAATTTGTCTCATCATGATATCCACAGTGACAGCAACACCAATGGTACAAACCTGCAGGAAGGTTCAAGTGACTTCTCTCACATCATTCCTTCACCTCTTAAATTTAGCAATGAAAGTAAGACAGATTGTaagaagctgctttttgctgacaagAGCAAGGCTGAAGAAACTCTTTATGATGCTGATATGGAGTTGACTGCCAGTGATGCAGGTGAACTACTTACAGTTACAGCCAAAGACAACTATAAATTGcaccaaaataaaatcagtaatgCAAATTCTGACAAAATATTAGCAaatttcagaaaagtaaaatattctaagaagaataaaaaaacaatgaaaagcaAGACTGAAGTTTGTTCAGACTTACAGGCAGAAGAAAGGCACTCTAGGGCTGACAGAAGGGAAACCTCACAAACCTCTGACTTAGAAATTCAGCTATTCCAAAGTCAGACAGAACAGCTACCCACAGAAAATTCTGAACAGAGGCAGAGTAAAACAAGTAAAGATACTGGGAGAATATACCAGGTTAATGTAGTGAGTCCAAGAAAACAGGATACAAATGAAGAAACTTTCTCAGAAATATCTGGagacatggaaaacaaaattcaaaaagCAAACTCAAACTCACCTGTTACCAAGATCCCACCAGAAGTTTATTGTGCTGAAAATTTGCCATTCCAAGATAATTCTAATGTATTACCTTTACAGGGGGACTCTCTGAATACAAATGACAGAGATGGCAGATCAACAATAAACAGGAAAACTGTTCAAAACccttccaaaacaaacacagcaaaatcCCGCAGTGAGGAAAAGGGCCAGGGTGAGGAATGTATTtcaaaaaaatctcaaacagAGATACAGCAATGTcacagcaagagaaaacaagGCCAGAATAATAttacaaagaggaaaaacaacagaaaaagtagTTACAGACAAGGTAGAGAAAGTGCAAATGACAGCCTTTGTAAAAGTCGTGAGAAAGTGGACCAAAAGAGCAGCCATTTTTCACCAGGCAGATTAAAACGTGCATTGGCCAAGGCCAGCTGGAAAACATGCATAATTCCAGGGGGAAATGTTGCACAGCTCTCAGCTTGTAGAAATGAAGAATTGAAAAACAAGGATTCATTGCATGCAGAGGCTGGAAATAAAGTAACTGAAACTCAGCAAACACAAGTAGTGACTCGCAGTGGTATAGCTCTGAATACACCACCAGCTAAAGAACACATCGGTGATGATGCCAGCATGTTAAAGAAAGCAGATTCCTTGGCAgtggcaaataaaaaaaaacacattagtAATTCTTCTGGTAATCTGATAAAGCAGAAACAGAGGTTTAGTTCTGACATTACTGAGACCAGACGAGAAAAAAGTGATTTTGGGCATAATGATCAGGGCAGGCAGAATATTTTGGATTACCAGGAAGTCCCTCATGAAACAGATTCCTTTATGAGTAAATTAAAGCCTGTGATTCAAGTTGAGTGTTCTAAGAATATGCCATTAAATGGAGATagcttttcccaggaaggtCTTTCCAATGTGCAGCTCAAAGCTCTGGATGAACAAAATGCTTCTATCAACTCCTCTGTACTGAAAAAGTCTGAAGTCCATGGGGAAAATGATTGTAATGAAGCACTGAATgctgaaaaagcagaacaaaatctGGATCATATTTCTACAGAAAGTTACAAAAATACTCTGACACCTTGCAACA GGAGAAAGGCTTTCCAAGATCTGACAAATACTGGTATACAATCTCACACTTCTGTGCCTAAATCCCCCCaaaatttagaagaaaactCATTAGCACCATCTAGACGAGGAAGATCCACTATTTGCTACAAAGAACCCAATCTACACAG CAAATTAAGGCGTGGGGATCGATTTACAGATACACAATTTCTGCATTCCCCAAtctataaagtaaaaaataaaacaagttttaaaagTAAATCAAAATTTATTTGA